A window of Marinobacter salarius contains these coding sequences:
- the nusB gene encoding transcription antitermination factor NusB gives MSASEDSAAQPAPAGQPKAGDKRRARALAMQGLYQRHFSKSSITDIESEFIVDNDMSKVDAAYFRDLLRGVHREQAELDRLLEPFLDRPIHEVDAIELAIVRLGAYELKHRLDVPYKVVINEGIEMAKRFGGTEGHKFVNSLLDKLSQRLRLAETRPR, from the coding sequence ATGAGCGCATCGGAAGACAGTGCCGCGCAACCGGCCCCTGCGGGCCAACCTAAGGCAGGCGATAAACGCAGAGCCCGGGCTCTTGCGATGCAAGGCCTTTACCAGCGACACTTCAGCAAGAGCTCGATCACCGATATCGAATCCGAATTCATCGTCGACAACGACATGTCGAAGGTAGATGCGGCCTATTTCCGCGATCTCCTCCGGGGGGTTCACCGGGAGCAGGCTGAGTTAGACCGTCTGTTGGAGCCATTCCTCGATCGCCCGATCCATGAGGTGGATGCCATCGAACTGGCGATCGTGCGCCTGGGTGCATACGAGCTCAAACATCGACTGGACGTTCCATACAAAGTAGTGATCAACGAAGGCATCGAGATGGCCAAGAGGTTTGGTGGTACCGAAGGCCATAAGTTCGTCAACAGCCTTCTGGACAAGCTCAGTCAACGCCTGAGACTGGCCGAGACCCGTCCCCGCTGA
- a CDS encoding PilZ domain-containing protein, which yields MPTKAPEKRRFHRISFDAECELHWQDDVWVSEVLDISLKGVLVKRPEGWSVPLKQPCEVIIHLDDHETGIVMAVELRHIEEERLGFKCQYIDLESATHLKRLVELNLGDQALLEREFAHLID from the coding sequence TTGCCAACCAAAGCCCCGGAAAAACGCCGTTTCCACAGAATCTCCTTCGATGCCGAGTGCGAACTCCACTGGCAGGATGACGTGTGGGTGAGTGAGGTGCTGGATATTTCACTGAAGGGCGTGTTGGTGAAGCGGCCAGAAGGGTGGAGCGTTCCGCTGAAGCAGCCTTGCGAAGTGATCATCCATCTCGACGATCACGAAACCGGGATCGTGATGGCGGTGGAGTTACGGCACATTGAGGAAGAGCGGTTGGGGTTCAAATGCCAATATATCGATCTTGAAAGTGCGACCCACCTAAAACGCCTGGTGGAACTGAATCTGGGGGACCAAGCGTTATTGGAGAGGGAGTTTGCACATCTGATTGATTGA
- the ribD gene encoding bifunctional diaminohydroxyphosphoribosylaminopyrimidine deaminase/5-amino-6-(5-phosphoribosylamino)uracil reductase RibD — protein sequence MIDAQDTAFMARAVQLAWRGRYSTHPNPRVGCVIARGSKILGEGWHERAGEAHAEARALSLAGPDARGATAYVTLEPCSHFGRTPPCAKALIEAGIAHVFAATKDPNPSVSGRGLDMLREAGIRVTEGLLAEEAVRLNPGFMKRMNVGRPYVRLKMAASLDGRTAMASGESQWITGSESRRDVQRLRAISDAILTGVGTVLADNPSLTVRRTELGDIGDATEPSRQPLRVIADRDARTPPGATILQGGNVQVYCASPTLATAPAQDLAALGVGLTGVAWKDNGIDVRELLDSLGELGINELLVEAGPTLAGTFINERLVDELWLYQAPVFLGSTGRPTANLPLESMADKVQWKVLDRRQLGEDQRLILAPG from the coding sequence ATGATCGACGCTCAGGACACGGCGTTTATGGCGCGGGCGGTGCAGCTTGCCTGGCGTGGTCGCTATTCCACGCATCCCAACCCGCGGGTGGGGTGCGTCATCGCCCGAGGGAGCAAAATTCTGGGCGAAGGCTGGCATGAGCGAGCGGGCGAGGCCCACGCAGAAGCGCGAGCACTCAGTCTGGCTGGGCCAGATGCCCGTGGCGCAACGGCCTATGTCACGCTGGAGCCCTGCAGTCATTTTGGCCGTACTCCTCCCTGTGCCAAAGCGCTGATAGAAGCGGGCATTGCCCACGTGTTTGCGGCGACCAAGGATCCCAATCCATCGGTATCCGGTCGCGGCCTGGATATGCTCCGAGAGGCAGGCATTCGCGTAACGGAAGGCCTGCTAGCGGAAGAGGCCGTGCGATTGAATCCCGGCTTCATGAAGCGAATGAACGTTGGCAGGCCCTATGTCCGGCTAAAAATGGCTGCGAGCCTTGACGGCAGGACAGCCATGGCCTCCGGCGAAAGTCAGTGGATTACCGGCTCGGAGTCCCGCCGCGATGTTCAGCGGCTCAGGGCCATCAGCGATGCCATTCTGACAGGGGTGGGCACGGTGCTGGCTGACAACCCCTCACTGACGGTTCGTCGGACTGAGTTGGGTGACATTGGCGATGCCACGGAACCGTCCCGCCAGCCCCTGCGCGTGATCGCGGACCGGGACGCGCGTACTCCGCCGGGCGCTACGATCCTTCAGGGTGGCAATGTCCAGGTGTATTGCGCCTCCCCAACACTGGCAACCGCGCCGGCACAGGACCTTGCCGCGTTGGGCGTGGGCCTGACGGGTGTGGCCTGGAAAGACAATGGAATTGATGTTCGCGAGTTGCTCGACTCACTGGGGGAGTTGGGCATCAACGAATTGTTGGTGGAAGCTGGCCCAACGCTGGCAGGCACGTTTATCAATGAGCGTCTGGTAGATGAGCTATGGCTCTACCAGGCACCGGTGTTCCTGGGCAGCACTGGCCGGCCCACGGCCAATCTGCCACTGGAATCCATGGCGGATAAGGTGCAATGGAAAGTGCTGGATCGCCGTCAGCTGGGCGAGGACCAGCGATTGATCCTCGCGCCGGGGTAA
- the ribBA gene encoding bifunctional 3,4-dihydroxy-2-butanone-4-phosphate synthase/GTP cyclohydrolase II, with product MALNSIKDIIDDIRQGKMVILMDDEDRENEGDLVMAAEHCTPEAINFMARFGRGLICMPMTRHRCEQLGLPLMVQQNASGFGTKFTLSIEATEGVTTGISAADRARTVQAAVARDAKASDLVQPGHIFPLMSDPGGVLSRAGHTEASCDLAALAGCEPAGVICEIMNDDGSMARREDLEKFADTHDLKIGTIADLIHYRTLNERTIECVEQYDLDTEYGVFNLRTYRDNIQGSTHLAMVMGDIAAEDPVLVRVHITDTLRDLLGARRADSRSWPLHHALEKVASEGRGVVVLLNSAEDSYNLEDRIHEFFEQDKKSAGKGSSGVYFTVGTGSQILRDLGVGKMRLLSPPIKFSAISGFELEVVEYVPYTPE from the coding sequence ATGGCACTGAATAGCATTAAAGACATTATCGACGATATCCGTCAGGGCAAGATGGTTATCCTGATGGACGATGAGGACCGGGAAAACGAAGGTGACCTGGTGATGGCCGCAGAGCACTGTACGCCAGAGGCTATCAACTTCATGGCCCGCTTCGGTCGTGGGCTGATTTGCATGCCGATGACGCGCCATCGTTGCGAACAGCTTGGCCTGCCGTTGATGGTGCAGCAGAATGCATCGGGTTTTGGCACCAAGTTCACCCTTTCCATTGAAGCGACTGAAGGCGTAACGACGGGTATCTCTGCCGCCGACCGTGCGCGAACGGTCCAGGCCGCTGTTGCCCGCGATGCAAAAGCGTCTGACCTGGTTCAGCCAGGCCATATTTTTCCGCTGATGTCGGACCCGGGCGGGGTGCTCAGCCGAGCCGGCCATACCGAAGCATCCTGTGATCTGGCAGCCCTCGCCGGCTGCGAGCCTGCCGGCGTGATCTGCGAAATCATGAACGACGATGGGTCCATGGCCCGCCGTGAAGATCTGGAAAAATTTGCCGACACTCACGACCTGAAGATCGGCACGATTGCGGATCTGATCCACTATCGGACATTGAACGAGCGCACCATTGAGTGCGTTGAGCAGTACGACCTGGATACCGAGTACGGTGTATTCAACTTGCGCACCTATCGCGACAATATCCAGGGTTCCACCCATCTGGCCATGGTGATGGGGGATATTGCGGCCGAGGACCCGGTGCTGGTGCGTGTGCACATCACCGATACTCTGCGTGACCTGCTCGGTGCCCGCCGCGCCGATTCCCGTAGCTGGCCATTGCATCATGCTCTGGAGAAGGTGGCGAGTGAAGGTCGCGGCGTCGTTGTCCTGCTCAATAGCGCCGAAGACAGCTACAATCTTGAGGATCGTATCCACGAATTTTTCGAGCAGGATAAAAAGTCCGCGGGTAAGGGCAGCTCCGGTGTTTATTTTACTGTTGGTACCGGCTCGCAGATTCTGAGGGATCTCGGTGTCGGCAAAATGCGCCTTCTGAGTCCGCCCATCAAGTTTTCTGCCATTTCCGGATTCGAGCTGGAAGTCGTGGAATACGTGCCCTACACACCCGAATAA
- the ettA gene encoding energy-dependent translational throttle protein EttA encodes MAQYVYTMNRVGKVVPPKREILKDISLSFFPGAKIGVLGLNGAGKSTLLRIMAGIDQDYIGEARPQPGINVGYLPQEPELDDAKTVKEIVDEAVSGVHEALAELDQVYAAYAEPDADFDALAKKQGELEAFIQASDGHDIERKMEVAADALRLPAWDAMVKNLSGGERRRVALCRLLLSSPDMLLLDEPTNHLDAESVAWLERFLHDYTGTVVAITHDRYFLDNVAGWILELDRGQGIPFEGNYSQWLENKEKRLEVEAKQEASRQKTIKHELEWVRSNAKGRQSKSKARLARFEEMSSQEFQKRNETNELYIPPGPRLGDKVIEIDGISKSFDDRLLYEDVSLSVPPGAIVGIIGGNGAGKSTLFRMIGDYDKPDSGTITVGETVKLAYVDQMRDLNGDNTVWEELSDGNDIIKIGNYETPSRAYVGRFNFKGSDQQKRVADLSGGERNRLHLAKLLKEGGNVLLLDEPTNDLDVETLRALEEALLNFPGSALVISHDRWFLDRVATHILAFEDDGEVVYFEGNFSEYDEDHKKRKGDSAMVPQRMKYKKLA; translated from the coding sequence ATGGCGCAATACGTATACACCATGAACCGCGTGGGCAAGGTGGTTCCGCCCAAGCGTGAAATCCTCAAAGACATTTCCCTGAGCTTTTTCCCAGGCGCGAAAATCGGCGTACTGGGCCTGAACGGCGCCGGTAAATCTACGTTGCTACGTATTATGGCCGGTATCGACCAGGATTACATTGGTGAGGCCCGTCCCCAGCCCGGCATCAACGTCGGTTATCTGCCCCAGGAACCGGAACTGGACGACGCCAAGACCGTCAAGGAAATCGTCGATGAGGCGGTCTCCGGCGTCCATGAGGCACTGGCGGAGCTGGATCAGGTCTATGCCGCCTATGCCGAGCCAGACGCCGACTTTGATGCCCTCGCCAAGAAACAGGGCGAACTGGAAGCCTTTATACAGGCTTCCGACGGCCACGACATTGAGCGCAAGATGGAAGTGGCAGCTGATGCCCTTCGCCTGCCGGCCTGGGACGCCATGGTGAAAAACCTCTCCGGCGGTGAGCGCCGCCGTGTGGCACTGTGCCGCCTGCTGCTGTCCAGCCCGGACATGTTGCTGCTGGACGAGCCCACCAACCACCTGGACGCTGAATCCGTGGCGTGGCTCGAGCGCTTCCTTCACGACTACACCGGCACAGTGGTTGCCATCACCCACGACCGCTACTTCCTGGACAACGTGGCCGGCTGGATTCTGGAACTGGACCGCGGCCAGGGCATTCCGTTTGAAGGCAACTACAGCCAATGGCTGGAAAACAAGGAAAAGCGCCTGGAAGTTGAAGCCAAACAGGAAGCGTCTCGCCAGAAGACCATCAAGCACGAGCTTGAATGGGTGCGCAGTAACGCCAAGGGACGCCAATCCAAGAGCAAGGCTCGCTTGGCCCGCTTTGAGGAAATGAGCTCCCAGGAATTCCAGAAACGCAACGAAACCAATGAATTGTATATTCCGCCAGGTCCCCGCCTGGGCGACAAGGTGATTGAGATCGACGGCATCAGTAAGTCCTTCGATGACCGCCTGCTCTACGAAGACGTATCGCTCAGCGTGCCTCCCGGCGCGATCGTTGGCATCATCGGTGGCAACGGCGCGGGCAAATCCACGCTGTTCCGGATGATCGGCGACTACGACAAGCCGGATTCCGGCACCATCACCGTCGGTGAAACCGTGAAACTGGCCTACGTGGACCAGATGCGGGACCTGAACGGCGACAATACCGTCTGGGAAGAGCTCAGCGACGGCAACGATATTATCAAGATCGGTAACTATGAGACCCCGTCACGAGCCTATGTCGGCCGCTTCAACTTCAAGGGCTCCGACCAGCAGAAGCGTGTGGCTGATCTGTCGGGCGGCGAACGCAACCGTCTTCACCTGGCCAAACTGCTCAAGGAAGGCGGCAACGTGCTGCTGCTGGACGAACCGACCAACGATCTGGACGTGGAAACCCTGCGTGCCCTGGAGGAAGCCCTGCTCAACTTCCCAGGCTCCGCCTTGGTGATCTCGCACGACCGCTGGTTCCTGGACCGCGTGGCCACTCACATCCTGGCGTTCGAGGACGACGGTGAAGTGGTCTACTTCGAAGGCAACTTCAGCGAATACGATGAGGATCACAAGAAGCGGAAGGGCGATTCTGCCATGGTGCCTCAGCGTATGAAGTATAAGAAGCTGGCCTGA
- the thiL gene encoding thiamine-phosphate kinase → MGEFELIRRYFFPIAEVGNASSVLLGPGDDCAIQRVEPGLDLVFSVDALVEGVHFPHHYDPEKLGWRSLAVAASDLAAMGADPVCFTLALTLPDADPDWLSAYAHGLASAARRFGLSLAGGDTTRGPLTLSMQVHGTVPKGGGILRSGAQVGDYICVSGMLGEAGAALDHLENDDPGPDVQAVLRRYHFPEPRLVLGRALRGYATAAVDVSDGLVADLGHILEASGVAASIDASRLPLSQHLKRLVGQSAAGLALNAGDDYELCVTLPPQVWAILPEDVRRELTVIGEVVAGEGVTIDWGDHIENLSAGGYDHFRN, encoded by the coding sequence ATGGGTGAATTCGAGCTGATCCGCCGTTATTTCTTTCCCATCGCCGAGGTCGGAAATGCCTCCTCGGTTCTGCTGGGCCCCGGTGACGACTGCGCCATTCAGCGTGTTGAGCCAGGCCTGGACCTGGTCTTTTCGGTGGACGCCCTGGTCGAGGGCGTGCATTTTCCCCACCACTACGATCCTGAAAAGCTGGGCTGGCGAAGCCTTGCCGTGGCTGCGAGTGATCTCGCCGCCATGGGGGCCGATCCGGTGTGTTTTACCCTCGCGTTGACCCTTCCCGATGCTGATCCAGACTGGCTGAGCGCCTATGCGCACGGACTGGCAAGTGCGGCGAGACGCTTTGGGCTGTCGCTGGCTGGCGGCGACACCACGCGTGGCCCATTGACCCTGAGCATGCAGGTTCACGGTACGGTACCGAAAGGTGGGGGCATCCTGAGGTCTGGAGCCCAGGTGGGGGATTACATTTGTGTTTCCGGAATGCTGGGAGAGGCAGGAGCGGCATTGGATCACCTTGAGAATGATGATCCCGGGCCGGACGTGCAGGCGGTCCTGCGAAGATACCACTTTCCAGAGCCCAGGCTGGTGCTTGGCAGGGCTCTTCGGGGGTACGCCACTGCAGCCGTGGATGTATCTGACGGCCTGGTGGCAGACCTGGGGCATATCCTTGAGGCCTCTGGAGTTGCGGCCAGTATCGATGCGAGTCGGCTGCCACTGTCGCAACACCTGAAGCGCCTTGTGGGCCAGTCTGCTGCTGGCCTGGCATTGAATGCCGGAGACGATTACGAGTTATGCGTTACGCTGCCTCCACAGGTTTGGGCTATCCTCCCCGAGGATGTCCGGCGTGAGTTGACCGTTATTGGCGAAGTCGTTGCCGGGGAGGGTGTGACCATTGACTGGGGGGATCATATCGAGAACCTCTCAGCGGGAGGAT
- the radA gene encoding DNA repair protein RadA: MAKAKTAYVCTECGADYSKWQGQCTACQAWNTISEVRGVSGGNAKGARGSRFEGFAGSLSEVKSLDDVSLAEQPRISSGMQEFDRVLGGGLVEGSAILMGGHPGAGKSTLLLQAVCHLASSVPALYVTGEESLQQVAMRAKRLGLPTKDLKMLSETSVERVMQVAEAEKPRILVVDSIQVMHVAESESAPGSVSQVRESAAYLTRFAKQTGTILFLVGHVTKDGSLAGPKVLEHMIDCSILLEGSSDSRYRTLRGIKNRFGAVNELGVFAMLEQGLKEVKNPSAIFLNRGEEAAPGSVVMVVWEGTRPMLVEIQALVDMAQGGYPRRVAVGLDQNRLAMLLAVLHRHGGMHVSDQDVFVNVVGGVKVNETSADLALLAAIVSSFRDRALPQDLVIFGEVGLSGEIRPVPSGQERIYEAAKHGFTRALVPKSNAPRKAIEGMKVIPVTKLSDALSALEEL; the protein is encoded by the coding sequence ATGGCAAAAGCAAAAACCGCCTATGTCTGCACCGAATGCGGTGCAGACTATTCAAAGTGGCAGGGGCAATGCACCGCCTGCCAGGCCTGGAACACCATCAGTGAGGTTCGTGGCGTCAGTGGCGGCAACGCCAAGGGTGCCCGAGGGAGTCGCTTTGAGGGCTTTGCAGGCAGCCTGTCGGAGGTGAAAAGCCTGGATGACGTCAGCCTTGCCGAACAGCCCCGCATCAGCTCCGGCATGCAGGAGTTTGACCGCGTGTTGGGCGGCGGGCTTGTGGAAGGTTCCGCCATCCTGATGGGGGGCCATCCTGGCGCCGGTAAGAGTACCCTCTTGCTTCAGGCGGTCTGCCACCTGGCGTCCAGTGTTCCGGCCCTGTACGTCACGGGCGAGGAATCACTGCAACAGGTCGCCATGCGCGCCAAACGACTCGGGCTTCCCACCAAAGACCTGAAAATGCTCTCGGAAACGAGTGTCGAGCGGGTCATGCAGGTAGCAGAAGCGGAAAAGCCCCGCATTCTGGTGGTGGACAGTATCCAGGTGATGCATGTCGCCGAGTCGGAATCGGCTCCGGGCAGTGTCTCCCAGGTTCGCGAGAGCGCAGCTTACCTGACCCGCTTTGCCAAGCAGACTGGCACCATTCTGTTCCTGGTGGGCCACGTTACCAAGGATGGCAGCCTGGCTGGGCCGAAAGTACTGGAGCATATGATCGACTGCTCCATCCTGCTGGAAGGCTCCAGCGATAGCCGTTACCGCACCCTGAGGGGCATCAAGAACCGCTTTGGCGCGGTTAACGAACTGGGCGTGTTTGCGATGCTGGAACAGGGCCTGAAGGAAGTGAAGAACCCCAGTGCCATCTTCCTGAACCGCGGCGAGGAAGCGGCTCCCGGCAGCGTGGTGATGGTGGTGTGGGAAGGCACACGGCCGATGCTGGTGGAGATTCAAGCGCTGGTGGATATGGCGCAGGGGGGATACCCGAGACGCGTTGCGGTGGGCCTGGATCAGAATCGGCTGGCGATGCTGTTGGCGGTGCTGCATCGCCATGGTGGCATGCATGTGTCGGATCAGGATGTGTTTGTAAATGTGGTGGGCGGCGTGAAGGTCAATGAGACCAGTGCGGACTTGGCATTACTGGCGGCGATCGTGTCGTCCTTCCGTGACCGTGCCCTGCCCCAGGATCTGGTGATCTTCGGTGAGGTCGGCCTTTCTGGTGAGATTCGGCCGGTGCCCAGTGGTCAGGAACGCATTTACGAGGCTGCCAAGCATGGGTTTACCCGCGCTTTGGTGCCTAAGTCTAATGCGCCTCGTAAGGCTATTGAGGGGATGAAGGTTATTCCCGTGACCAAGCTTAGTGATGCGTTGTCGGCTTTGGAGGAGCTCTAG
- the nrdR gene encoding transcriptional regulator NrdR has translation MHCPFCGEADTKVIDSRLVAEGDQVRRRRECLSCRERFTTFESAELVMPRVVKQDGTRQPFDEDKLRDGLMKALEKRPVSIEEIEAALNRIRFRLRATGEREVKSMQLGEEVMTELRQLDKVAYVRFASVYRSFQDVNEFKEEIERLSATSGEDPVDVAKALADNHSSEGQA, from the coding sequence ATGCATTGTCCTTTCTGTGGTGAAGCGGATACCAAGGTAATCGACTCCCGGCTGGTGGCCGAGGGTGATCAGGTGCGTCGCCGCAGGGAGTGTCTGTCCTGCCGTGAGCGTTTTACAACGTTCGAATCGGCTGAGCTTGTGATGCCTCGGGTGGTCAAGCAGGACGGCACCCGTCAGCCTTTCGATGAGGACAAGCTCCGGGACGGCCTGATGAAAGCCCTGGAAAAGCGTCCGGTGAGCATCGAGGAAATCGAGGCGGCGCTGAATCGCATCCGGTTCCGGCTACGGGCTACCGGCGAGCGGGAGGTCAAGTCCATGCAACTGGGTGAAGAAGTGATGACCGAGTTGCGTCAATTGGACAAAGTGGCCTATGTGCGCTTCGCGTCGGTGTACCGCAGTTTTCAGGACGTCAACGAGTTCAAGGAAGAGATTGAGCGGCTTTCAGCGACCTCGGGCGAAGACCCGGTGGATGTAGCCAAGGCCCTGGCGGATAATCATTCTTCCGAAGGGCAGGCATGA
- the ribE gene encoding 6,7-dimethyl-8-ribityllumazine synthase yields the protein MADIKVIEGDFTHCSGKYALVVGRFNGFVVESLVEGAVDTLRRHGIADSDITIVRVPGAYEMPLAVKRVAETGNHDAIVALGAVIRGGTPHFDYVAGEASSGLGAVSLETDVPVTFGVLTVDSIEQAIERAGTKAGNKGAEAAITALEMVSLFKKLGE from the coding sequence ATGGCAGACATTAAAGTAATAGAAGGCGATTTCACTCACTGCAGCGGTAAATACGCACTGGTTGTCGGTCGTTTCAACGGTTTTGTGGTTGAGAGCCTGGTGGAGGGTGCGGTTGATACCCTGCGTCGTCACGGTATCGCCGATTCCGATATCACGATCGTACGGGTTCCCGGCGCCTATGAGATGCCACTTGCGGTCAAGCGTGTGGCGGAAACCGGCAACCACGATGCGATTGTTGCGCTGGGTGCGGTTATTCGGGGTGGTACACCACATTTCGACTATGTGGCAGGCGAAGCCTCCAGCGGTCTGGGTGCGGTTAGTCTCGAAACGGATGTGCCGGTGACGTTCGGCGTGTTAACGGTCGATTCCATCGAGCAGGCAATCGAGCGGGCCGGTACCAAAGCCGGTAACAAAGGCGCCGAAGCGGCGATTACGGCCCTGGAAATGGTCAGCCTCTTCAAAAAGCTGGGTGAATAA
- the hemE gene encoding uroporphyrinogen decarboxylase, with product MTELKNDRFLRALMRQPVDRTPVWMMRQAGRYLPEYRATRAKAGDFLSLCKNTPLACEVTLQPLERFPLDAAILFSDILTIPDALGLGLYFETGEGPKFRNTIRSAADVAALPKINAETDLDYVMNAVSTIRGALSGSVPLIGFSGSPWTLATYMIEGGSSKDFREAKKLMYGQPEVMHQLLEHLADSVIDYLNGQIRAGAQAVQIFDTWGGVLSSWAYQEFSLNYMKKIVAGLIRENDGRRVPVILFTKNGGQWLESIAESGADAVGLDWTTDIGNARARIGDRVALQGNMDPAMLYAPPERIRQEVADILSRYGTGPGHIFNLGHGITPDVDPEHAGAFIREVTELSPEYHQ from the coding sequence ATGACCGAGCTAAAAAATGACCGTTTCCTGCGTGCGCTGATGCGTCAGCCCGTTGATCGCACGCCAGTGTGGATGATGCGCCAGGCAGGTCGATACCTGCCGGAATACCGAGCGACTCGGGCCAAAGCCGGAGACTTTCTCAGTCTGTGCAAAAACACACCGCTGGCCTGTGAAGTGACGTTACAGCCGCTGGAGCGATTCCCGCTGGATGCTGCCATCCTGTTTTCAGACATCCTCACCATTCCTGATGCACTGGGGCTTGGCCTGTACTTCGAAACCGGCGAGGGCCCGAAATTTCGCAACACCATTCGCTCCGCTGCTGACGTAGCCGCGTTGCCCAAAATCAATGCGGAAACAGACCTGGATTACGTGATGAATGCCGTGTCCACCATCCGTGGCGCGCTTAGTGGCAGCGTTCCGCTGATCGGCTTCTCCGGCAGCCCCTGGACGCTTGCCACGTACATGATTGAAGGTGGCTCCTCCAAGGACTTCCGCGAGGCCAAGAAGCTGATGTACGGCCAGCCGGAGGTGATGCATCAGTTGCTGGAGCATTTGGCGGACTCGGTGATTGATTACCTGAACGGACAGATTCGAGCCGGCGCCCAGGCGGTCCAGATCTTCGATACCTGGGGCGGCGTGCTGAGTAGTTGGGCGTATCAGGAGTTTTCCCTCAACTACATGAAAAAAATCGTCGCCGGCCTGATTCGAGAGAACGACGGGCGTCGCGTACCCGTTATCCTGTTCACAAAGAATGGCGGCCAGTGGCTGGAGTCGATAGCGGAATCCGGCGCTGATGCGGTTGGTCTGGACTGGACAACGGACATCGGCAACGCCCGCGCCCGGATCGGTGATCGGGTTGCCCTGCAGGGCAACATGGACCCGGCCATGTTGTACGCGCCGCCGGAGCGGATTCGCCAGGAAGTGGCCGATATCCTGTCTCGCTACGGTACCGGCCCGGGGCACATTTTCAACCTCGGGCACGGCATTACCCCGGATGTAGACCCGGAACATGCCGGTGCGTTTATTCGCGAGGTGACTGAGCTGAGTCCGGAGTATCACCAGTAG
- the glyA gene encoding serine hydroxymethyltransferase, which produces MFNRDMKIAGFDDELWNAIQAEEKRQEAHIELIASENYTSPRVMEAQGSALTNKYAEGYPGKRYYGGCEFVDIAEDLAISRAKELFGAAYANVQPHSGSQANSAVFMALLKPGDTVLGMSLAHGGHLTHGASVNFSGKIYNAVQYGLNPDTGLIDYDEVESLAVEHKPKMIIAGFSAYSQELDFARFRAIADKVGAYLFVDMAHVAGLVAAGVYPDPVPHAHVVATTTHKTLRGPRGGLILACDDADLQKKLNSAVFPGGQGGPLMHVIAAKAVCFKEAMSDEFKAYQKLVIKNAKAMAEVFVSRGFDVISGGTENHLFLVSLIKQDITGKDADAALGRAHITVNKNAVPNDPRSPFVTSGLRIGTPAVTTRGFGESECRDLAGWMCDILDNLEDESVNGRVREQVDGLCSRFPVYAG; this is translated from the coding sequence ATGTTTAATCGTGATATGAAGATCGCCGGTTTTGACGACGAGCTCTGGAACGCCATTCAGGCGGAAGAAAAACGCCAGGAGGCTCATATCGAGCTGATCGCGTCTGAGAACTATACCAGCCCTCGGGTGATGGAAGCCCAGGGTAGTGCGCTGACGAACAAGTATGCGGAAGGCTATCCCGGTAAGCGTTATTACGGCGGCTGTGAGTTTGTCGACATCGCCGAGGACCTGGCCATCAGCCGGGCCAAAGAACTGTTTGGTGCTGCCTACGCCAATGTGCAGCCGCATTCCGGCTCACAGGCCAACTCTGCCGTATTCATGGCGCTGCTCAAGCCGGGCGACACGGTTCTGGGCATGAGCCTGGCCCATGGTGGGCACCTGACCCATGGTGCCAGCGTCAACTTCTCCGGCAAGATCTACAACGCCGTCCAGTATGGCTTGAACCCGGATACGGGGCTGATCGATTACGATGAGGTGGAGAGCCTTGCCGTTGAGCACAAACCCAAGATGATCATCGCCGGTTTCTCAGCCTACTCCCAGGAGCTGGACTTTGCGCGATTCCGTGCGATTGCCGATAAGGTTGGCGCCTATCTGTTTGTGGACATGGCCCACGTGGCAGGTCTGGTGGCTGCTGGTGTTTATCCTGACCCGGTACCTCATGCCCACGTGGTTGCGACGACTACCCATAAGACTCTGCGTGGCCCCCGTGGTGGTTTGATCCTGGCCTGTGATGACGCCGATTTGCAGAAGAAGCTTAACTCCGCTGTATTCCCGGGTGGCCAGGGCGGCCCCTTGATGCATGTTATTGCTGCCAAAGCAGTTTGCTTCAAGGAAGCCATGAGCGACGAGTTCAAGGCGTACCAGAAACTGGTGATCAAGAATGCCAAGGCCATGGCCGAGGTGTTTGTGTCGCGAGGGTTTGATGTGATTTCCGGTGGTACAGAGAATCATCTTTTCCTGGTCAGCCTGATCAAACAGGACATCACCGGTAAGGACGCAGACGCAGCCTTGGGCCGAGCGCACATCACCGTGAACAAGAACGCAGTACCCAACGATCCTCGCTCGCCGTTCGTGACTTCTGGCCTACGCATCGGTACGCCTGCGGTGACCACGCGAGGTTTCGGGGAGTCTGAGTGCCGCGATCTTGCTGGCTGGATGTGCGATATCCTGGATAACCTGGAAGATGAATCCGTCAATGGCCGGGTTCGTGAGCAGGTTGACGGCCTGTGTTCGCGGTTCCCGGTTTACGCCGGCTAA